In Edaphobacter aggregans, the sequence ATTGAAAACGCAGGCCGCTCCAACGAGCTTCTCATTTCACCGGGCAGTCCGTTGCCACCAAATTTCACCGAAGAACCGATCGGCCACGTGCAGGCGTACACCTTCGGCTACGACCGAGACTTCCGCGTGGCCACTCATCTAATGGCTGCTCCCGGCGCGCAATTCACAACCTACACAACACCAGAGCCTCTCCGCCCAACGTACGGTAACCATCCATTTGGTGTCGTCATGTTTGTCCGGTTTCGACTAGTCCAGTGATCCGTTACACCCGAAGCATCTACAGTAAAAAGCATGACCATCTATGTAGCCACGACGAACCCGGGCAAGCTACGCGACTTTGCCGCCGCCGCCGATCCACGCATCACGCTGCTCCCCCTGCCGGGATTGAAAGAAATAGACGCGCCCGCCGAAGACGAACCGACCTTTGAAGGAAATGCTCGCGTAAAGGCGATCTACTACTCCGAACGAATGCTGGGCGAGATCATAATGGCAGACGACTCGGGCCTAGAGGTCGACGCACTAGGTGGCGCCCCCGGAGTCCGTTCGGCCCGCTACGCCGACGACGTAGGTTTTGCTCCCGCAGAGCCCCTCAGCACGGATGAACGCAACAACCTCTGCCTCCTGCACGCGCTGGAAGCAATCCCGCAGGAGCAGCGCCAGGGACGCTATCACTGCGTACTGGCAGCAGCACGCGACGGACAAGTTCTGGCAATCGGAAGCGGAACCGTAGAAGGAAGCGTTCTGCCCACCCCACGCGGAACAGAGGGCTTCGGCTATGACCCGCTATTCCTAGTCCCTGAGTTCGAAAAAACAATGGCCGAGCTGGATATGAAGACCAAACTGACAATCAGCCACCGGGGACGAGCCTTCAGCGCACTAACGAAGGCACTGGCGAAGGTGGTCGATCTCAATCCAACAAAATGAGTTCGGACGATTTCGCACAAATCTAACGATAACCGCACAAAACAGGGCAGTTTCCTTGACGCTGGCAAGACGAGAGCGGAATAATCGCGATTGCTGCACAAATTCCGTCGCAGTTCATTCCCTTACTGATCGAAGGAGCCTTTCATGGCCGCAGCCGCACCGCCATCACCTCCCGCCACACCGACGCTCCGAGGCGTTCAACCGCTCCGCGCCGGCGAGGGACACTCCTTCTTCTGGCGCAAACTGCACTCGCTCACCGGCATCGTCCCCATCGGCGCCTTCCTCATCGAGCACATCGTCTCCAACTTCGAGACCCTCAACGGCCCTCTCGCCTACGCCCAGCAGGTCAAGTTCCTCAACTCCCTGCCCCTCGTCCGCGTCCTCGAGTGGACCCTCATCTTCATCCCCCTCGCCTACCACGCTATCTACGGCGTCTTCATCGCCATCCGCGGCCGCAGCAACGTCAACGTCTACCCCTGGGCCGGCAACTGGATGTATCTCTCCCAGCGCGTCACCGGCATCATCGCGCTCCTATATATTGCCTACCACGTCTGGACCCAGCGCTTCAGCGGCGTCTCGCTCCCCGAGCACCCCGGCGCGGCCTTCCACAAAGTCCAGGCCGAACTAGCCAACCCCATCGTCCTAGCGGTCTACATCATCGCCATGATCGCCACCACCTGGCACTTCGCCTACGGCATCTGGCTCTTCGCCGCCAAGTGGGGCATCACCCCCGGCGAAAAGGCCCGCAAGAAATTCGGCTACGTCTGCGCCATCGTCGGCATCGCCCTCTGCCTTATGGGCCTAGCCAGCATCTACGCCGTAGTCACCGCACCCGAGGCTCCTGAAGACGTAATGCCTGATCAAACCGCAGGTATCTCCCTTCCAGCACCTACGACTGCGCCTCCTAGTTCAACAAATCTTTCTCAGACAGGTGACGTTCAGTGAGGGTCGTCAATGAGTGCGCTTCCTTTTTCGGAGTGGTCCCTCCCATCCAAAATTTTTATCGGATCTCTTGGGGTTGGGATTATTTCTCAGATTCTCTTAGAGCGCGATCTGAAATCACACAACGCATTACCTCAGTGGAAGCTCTGGCAATCGAATGTCGGCCATCTCCGTCGGTGCCTACAAACGCACAAGACTTTGTTTCCCAAAAGTCCCCTCAGAATTCTCTGCATCGCTTCATTGGGACTATGTTTGGCCTCGCTTCTTATTCAGTTTGTCTTAGCATGACTGATCGCTCTCGTCTCTTTGCCCGAAAATAACCTCGAATAACGATCGCTAAGTAGGTACTTCATGGCAGCAACACCCCGAATCATCGTAGTAGGCGGCGGCCTGGCCGGCCTAGCCGCCGTCATCAAGATCGCCGAAGCCGGCGGCAAGGTTGACCTCTTCTCCATCGTCCCCGTCAAGCGCTCGCACTCCGTCTGCGCCCAGGGAGGCATCAACGCCGCCAAGAACCTCAAGGGCGAGGGCGACGACGTCTTCAAGCACTTCGACGACACCATCTACGGCGGCGACTTCCTCGCCAACCAGACCCCCGTCAAAAATATGACCGCGCAGGGCCCCGCCATCATCGACCTGCTCGACCGCATGGGCGTCCCCTTCAACCGCACCCCCGAAGGCCTCCTCGACTTCCGCCGCTTCGGTGGCACCCTCTACCACCGCACCGCCTTCGCCGGAGCCACCACCGGCCAGCAGCTTCTCTACGCCCTCGACGAGCAGGTCCGCCGCTTCGAAGCCGAAGGCAAAGTCACCAAGTACGAAGGCTGGGAGTTCCTATCCGCCGTCCTCGACTCCAAGGGAGTCTGCCGCGGCATCTGCGCCATGGACCTCCGCACCATGGAGACC encodes:
- a CDS encoding non-canonical purine NTP pyrophosphatase, producing MTIYVATTNPGKLRDFAAAADPRITLLPLPGLKEIDAPAEDEPTFEGNARVKAIYYSERMLGEIIMADDSGLEVDALGGAPGVRSARYADDVGFAPAEPLSTDERNNLCLLHALEAIPQEQRQGRYHCVLAAARDGQVLAIGSGTVEGSVLPTPRGTEGFGYDPLFLVPEFEKTMAELDMKTKLTISHRGRAFSALTKALAKVVDLNPTK
- a CDS encoding succinate dehydrogenase, which encodes MAAAAPPSPPATPTLRGVQPLRAGEGHSFFWRKLHSLTGIVPIGAFLIEHIVSNFETLNGPLAYAQQVKFLNSLPLVRVLEWTLIFIPLAYHAIYGVFIAIRGRSNVNVYPWAGNWMYLSQRVTGIIALLYIAYHVWTQRFSGVSLPEHPGAAFHKVQAELANPIVLAVYIIAMIATTWHFAYGIWLFAAKWGITPGEKARKKFGYVCAIVGIALCLMGLASIYAVVTAPEAPEDVMPDQTAGISLPAPTTAPPSSTNLSQTGDVQ